The Saccharomyces paradoxus chromosome VIII, complete sequence genome has a window encoding:
- the MTG2 gene encoding putative GTPase MTG2 (GTPase~similar to YHR168W), which yields MPIAWSSVFKRELRVKRFSPRIYSTKVPDNAPRAADNEEWLETLRSITSPRQTKPDHGNSYTNFVKLPLGEVTSINYLQRYNKHKHSQGNFVDVRIVKCRSGAGGSGAVSFFRDAGRSIGPPDGGDGGAGGSVYVQAVVGLGSLAKMKTTYIAEDGEAGAARQLDGMRGKDILIQVPVGTVVKFCLPPQNVRELVEREMRKDHNATLRSILASTSVNLNVSSNSHRKKIQLYRHEMAESWLFKDKAKEYHENKDWFKNLHKKMEVYDHSLEQSELFNDQFPLAGLDLDQSMTKPICLLKGGQGGLGNMHFLTNLIRNPRFSKPGRNGLEQYFLFELKSIADLGLIGLPNAGKSTILNKISNAKPKIGHWKFTTLNPTIGTVSLGFGQDVFTVADIPGIIQGASLDKGMGLEFLRHIERSKGWVFVLDLANEKPLNELQLLIKEVGTLEKVKTKNILVVCNKADIDFENSESFAKYLQVEQFSKSQGWDCVPISALKEQNIDVLKKKMFQCALQPKSDR from the coding sequence ATGCCAATTGCTTGGTCTAGCGTTTTTAAAAGAGAGCTGCGGGTTAAAAGGTTTTCACCAAGAATATATTCGACGAAAGTTCCTGATAATGCACCAAGAGCGGCTGACAATGAAGAATGGCTAGAAACTCTGAGATCTATAACTTCCCCGAGACAGACAAAGCCCGATCATGGTAATAGTTATACAAATTTCGTTAAGCTTCCACTGGGTGAAGTTACATCTATAAACTACCTACAACGGTATAATAAACATAAGCATAGCCAAGGCAATTTCGTAGATGTTCGAATAGTGAAATGTAGAAGTGGCGCTGGTGGAAGTGGAGCTGTCTCATTCTTTAGGGATGCAGGGAGGTCTATAGGTCCGCCGGATGGTGGGGATGGTGGAGCTGGTGGTAGTGTTTATGTTCAAGCTGTCGTGGGGTTGGGATCTTTGGCGAAGATGAAGACCACATATATTGCTGAGGACGGAGAAGCAGGTGCTGCCAGGCAATTGGATGGTATGCGAGGCAAAGATATTTTAATACAAGTCCCTGTAGGTACCGTTGTAAAGTTTTGCTTGCCACCCCAAAATGTTCGAGAGCTCGTGGAAAGAGAAATGCGCAAAGATCATAATGCTACATTAAGGTCTATACTTGCTTCTACATCCGTGAACTTAAACGTTTCTTCTAATTCTCAtcggaaaaaaatacaactATACAGACATGAAATGGCAGAAAGCTGGCTTTTCAAAGACAAGGCCAAGGAATATCATGAGAATAAGGACTGGTTCAAGAATTTGCATAAGAAAATGGAAGTGTACGACCATTCGTTAGAACAGTCTGAACTTTTTAACGACCAGTTTCCCTTGGCTGGTCTTGACTTAGATCAGTCAATGACCAAACCGATATGTCTGCTAAAAGGTGGCCAAGGTGGGCTCGGTAACATGCACTTTTTAACAAATCTGATTAGAAATCCAAGATTTTCTAAACCCGGTAGAAATGGCTTAGAACAGTATTTCTTATTCGAATTGAAAAGCATTGCTGATCTTGGGCTTATTGGTTTACCGAACGCAGGAAAATCAACGATACTAAACAAAATCTCGAATgcaaaaccaaaaatagGGCACTGGAAATTCACTACACTGAATCCTACTATTGGCACAGTTTCTTTGGGCTTTGGGCAAGACGTTTTCACCGTGGCCGATATACCTGGAATAATACAGGGCGCATCACTGGACAAAGGAATGGGTCTAGAGTTTTTAAGGCATATAGAACGTTCTAAGGGCTGGGTATTTGTCCTTGACCTCGCTAATGAAAAACCTTTGAATGAATTGCAATTACTGATAAAAGAAGTTGGTACTTTAGAGAAAGTCAAGACCAAAAACATACTAGTTGTGTGTAATAAAGCCGATATCGATTTCGAGAATTCCGAATCTTTTGCCAAGTACCTACAGGTTGAacaattttccaaaagtcAAGGATGGGACTGCGTTCCGATAAGCGCCCTCAAAGAGCAAAACATAGACgtattgaagaaaaagatgttTCAGTGTGCTCTCCAGCCCAAGTCTGACAGGTAG
- the DBP8 gene encoding ATP-dependent RNA helicase DBP8 (ATPase, RNA helicase of the DEAD-box family~similar to YHR169W): MTDFKSLGLSKWLTESLKAMKITQPTAIQKACIPKILEGRDCIGGAKTGSGKTIAFAGPMLTKWSEDPCGMFGVVLTPTRELAMQIAEQFTALGSSMNIRVSVIVGGESIVQQALDLQRKPHFIIATPGRLAHHIMSSGDDTIGGLMRAKYLVLDEADILLTSTFADHLATCIGALPPKDKRQTLLFTATITDQVKSLQDAPVQKGKPPLFAYQVESVDNVAIPSTLKIEYILVPEHVKEAYLYQLLTCEEYENKTAIIFVNRTMTAEILRRTLKQLEVRVASLHSQMPQQERTNSLHRFRANAARILIATDVASRGLDIPTVELVVNYDIPSDPDVFIHRSGRTARAGRNGDAISFVTQRDVSRIQAIEDRINKKMTETNKVHDTAVIRKALTKVTKAKRESLMAMQKENFGERKRLQKKKQNDSKSLRS; the protein is encoded by the coding sequence ATGACGGACTTCAAATCTTTAGGTCTCTCAAAATGGCTTACGGAGTCTTTGAAGGCTATGAAAATTACTCAGCCAACCGCTATCCAAAAGGCTTGTATTCCTAAAATTCTGGAAGGAAGAGACTGCATTGGTGGTGCCAAGACTGGTTCTGGTAAAACTATCGCATTTGCTGGGCCTATGCTGACGAAATGGTCCGAAGATCCATGCGGGATGTTTGGAGTGGTCTTGACCCCAACCAGAGAGTTGGCCATGCAAATTGCCGAGCAGTTTACTGCACTTGGTAGCAGTATGAACATTCGCGTATCCGTTATAGTTGGTGGTGAAAGTATCGTTCAGCAGGCATTGGATTTACAAAGGAAGCCACACTTTATTATTGCCACGCCTGGGCGTCTGGCACATCATATCATGAGCAGTGGGGATGATACCATTGGAGGGCTAATGAGGGCTAAATATCTGGTTTTAGATGAAGCTGATATTCTGCTAACCAGCACATTTGCCGACCATTTAGCGACGTGCATAGGTGCTCTACCTCCCAAAGACAAGAGACAAACTCTGCTATTCACTGCTACCATAACAGACCAAGTAAAGTCGTTACAAGATGCCCCAGTGCAAAAAGGGAAACCTCCATTATTCGCCTACCAAGTAGAAAGTGTGGATAATGTGGCTATCCCATCGACGTTGAAAATAGAGTATATCTTGGTTCCAGAACATGTCAAAGAGGCATATTTGTATCAGTTATTAACATGTGAAGAATACGAGAATAAAACCGCCATAATATTTGTAAATAGAACGATGACCGCGGAGATCCTAAGAAGAACTTTGAAACAGTTGGAAGTGAGGGTAGCATCGTTGCACTCTCAAATGCCCCAACaggaaagaacaaattcGTTGCATAGATTTAGAGCTAACGCTGCAAGAATCCTGATCGCTACAGATGTGGCATCCAGAGGTTTGGACATCCCAACTGTTGAGCTTGTAGTGAATTACGATATACCTTCGGACCCAGATGTATTCATCCATAGATCAGGTCGTACTGCCCGTGCCGGCAGAAATGGTGACGCCATATCTTTTGTCACTCAGCGAGATGTTTCTAGGATACAAGCCATTGAAGACCGCATTaacaagaagatgacagAGACAAACAAGGTGCATGACACCGCTGTAATAAGAAAAGCCTTGACTAAGGTAACCAAGGCGAAGAGGGAATCGCTAATGGCAATGCAGAAGGAAAACTTCggtgaaagaaaaaggctgcaaaagaagaagcaaaatgACAGCAAAAGTTTGCGCTCATga
- the NMD3 gene encoding ribosome-binding protein NMD3 (Protein involved in nuclear export of the large ribosomal subunit~similar to YHR170W) — translation MEFTPIDQHQHQNAATLLCCNCGTPIDGSTGLVMCYDCIKLTVDITQGIPREANISFCRNCERFLQPPGQWIRAELESRELLAICLRRLKGLTKVRLVDASFIWTEPHSRRIRIKLTVQGEAMTNTIIQQTFEVEYIVIAMQCPDCARSYTTNTWRATVQIRQKVPHKRTFLFLEQLILKHNAHVDTISISEARDGLDFFYAQKNHAVKMIDFLNAVVPIKHKKSEELISQDTHTGASTYKFSYSVEIVPICKDDLVVLPKKLAKSMGNISQFVLCSKISNTVQFMDPTTLQTADLSPSVYWRAPFNALADVTQLVEFIVLDVDSTGISRGNRVLADITVARTSDLGVNDQVYYVRSHLGGICHAGDSVMGYFIANSNYNSDLFDGLNIDYVPDVVLVKKLYQRKSKKSRHWKLKRMAKEHKDIDASLDYSSRAQKQEMERAEKDYELFLQELEEDAELRQSVNLYKNRDTDVPPEEHEMDEDEDEDAPQINIDELLDELDEMTLEDGVENAPVESQQ, via the coding sequence ATGGAATTTACACCTATAGACCAGCACCAGCACCAAAATGCTGCTACTCTCTTATGTTGCAACTGTGGTACCCCAATTGACGGGTCCACCGGGCTAGTTATGTGTTACGACTGTATCAAACTGACTGTGGATATCACTCAAGGTATCCCAAGAGAAGctaatatttcattttgcaGAAACTGTGAAAGATTTCTGCAACCACCTGGACAATGGATCAGAGCAGAATTAGAATCTAGAGAATTGCTGGCCATATGTTTGCGCCGTTTGAAGGGCTTAACTAAAGTCAGATTAGTGGATGCTTCATTTATTTGGACAGAACCCCATTCTAGACGTATTAGAATCAAACTTACCGTGCAAGGAGAAGCTATGACGAATACTATTATTCAACAAACTTTCGAAGTAGAATACATCGTTATTGCGATGCAATGTCCGGACTGTGCCAGGTCCTACACTACAAACACTTGGAGGGCTACTGTCCAAATTAGGCAAAAAGTGCCTCACAAGAGaacatttttgttcttggAACAACTGATTTTGAAGCACAATGCTCATGTGGATACCATTTCCATTAGTGAAGCTAGGGACGGGTTGGATTTCTTCTACGCACAAAAAAACCACGCAGTTAAAATGATTGACTTTTTGAACGCTGTTGTTCCGAttaaacataaaaaatcTGAAGAACTTATCTCCCAAGACACACATACTGGTGCATCTACTTataaattttcatattctgTCGAGATTGTCCCTATATGTAAAGATGACTTGGTGGttttaccaaaaaagtTAGCTAAATCCATGGGTAACATTTCTCAATTTGTTCTATGTTCTAAGATTTCTAACACTGTCCAGTTTATGGATCCAACTACTTTGCAAACCGCAGATCTATCTCCATCGGTGTACTGGAGGGCCCCATTCAATGCCCTGGCTGATGTCACCCAATTAGTGGAGTTTATTGTTCTGGACGTAGATTCTACAGGTATAAGTAGGGGTAATCGTGTCTTGGCTGATATAACTGTTGCTAGAACTTCTGATTTGGGTGTTAATGATCAAGTCTACTATGTTAGGTCTCATCTCGGTGGTATTTGCCATGCAGGGGATAGTGTTATGGGCTATTTCATTGCAAACTCGAATTACAATTCCGATCTATTTGATGGTTTAAATATCGATTACGTCCCGGATGTAGTTCTTGTGAAGAAGCTGTACCAAAGAAAGAGCAAGAAGAGCAGACACTGGAAGTTGAAGAGAATGGCTAAGGAACATAAGGACATCGATGCATCTCTAGATTACAGTTCGAGAGCTCAAAAGCAAGAAATGGAACGTGCCGAAAAAGATTACGAACTATTCTTACAAGAATTGGAAGAGGACGCTGAATTGAGACAAAGTGTCAACCTATACAAAAACCGCGATACTGACGTACCTCCTGAAGAGCATGAAATGGATGAAGACgaggatgaagatgctCCACAAATcaatattgatgaattgTTGGACGAGTTGGATGAAATGACTTTAGAAGATGGAGTCGAGAACGCACCCGTCGAATCTCAGCAGTAA
- the ATG7 gene encoding Atg7p (Autophagy-related protein and dual specificity member of the E1 family~similar to YHR171W) — protein MSSERVLNYAPPFKSFLDTSFFQELSRLKLDVLKLDSTCQPLAVNLDLRNIPRSADQVPLFLTNRSFEEYNKRRDNEVPIQGKIFNFNVLDEFKNLDKQLFLHQRALESWEAGVKDINKCVSFVIISFADLKKYRFYYWLGVPCFQRPSSTVLHVRPEPSLKELCTKCQKWFDVNYSKWVCILNEDDEIVNYDKDITAKTKVLAVRDTSTMENVPSALTKNFLSILQYDVSDLADFRLLIIRQNGGSFALNATFVPCDPQLSSSNPIMKVSGWERNMQGKLAPRVVDLSSLLDPLKIADQSVDLNLKLMKWRIVPDLNLDIIKNRKVLLLGAGTLGCYVSRALIAWGVRKITFVDSGTVSYSNPVRQALYNFDDCGKPKAELAAASLKRIFPLIDATGVKLSIPMIGHKLVNEEAQHEDFDRLRALIKEHDIVFLLVDSRESRWLPSLLSNMENKIVINAALGFDSYLVMRHGNRNGQPSKQLGCYFCHDVVAPTDSLTDRTLDQMCTVTRPGVAMMASSLAVELMASLLQTKYSGSETTVLGEVPHQIRGFLHNFSTLKLETPAYEHCPACSPKVIEAFTDLGWEFVKKALEHPLYLEEICGLSVIKQEVEQLGNDVFEWEDDEPSAIV, from the coding sequence ATGTCGTCAGAAAGGGTTTTAAATTATGCCCCACCCTTTAAATCATTTCTGGatacttcttttttccagGAACTATCGAGGCTGAAGCTCgatgttttgaaattaGATTCAACATGCCAACCGCTTGCTGTGAATCTAGATCTTCGTAATATTCCCAGATCTGCCGATCAGGTTCCATTATTCCTAACAAACCGAAGTTTTGAAGAATACAATAAAAGACGTGATAATGAAGTGCCTATACAGGGcaagattttcaattttaatgTATTAGACGAGTTTAAGAATCTGGATAAGCAACTATTTCTGCACCAAAGAGCATTGGAATCCTGGGAAGCTGGAGTAAAGGATATTAATAAGTGCGTTTCCTTTGTGATTATTAGTTTTGCTGACTTGAAAAAGTACAGGTTTTATTACTGGTTGGGTGTTCCTTGTTTTCAAAGACCCTCTTCAACAGTTTTACATGTGCGGCCAGAGCCAAGTTTAAAAGAGCTGTGCACGAAGTGTCAAAAATGGTTTGATGtcaattattcaaaatggGTGTGTATATTGaacgaagatgatgaaatagTAAATTATGACAAGGACATTACTGCAAAAACCAAAGTTCTGGCGGTGAGGGATACAAGTACGATGGAAAACGTCCCCTCCGCCCtaaccaaaaattttctcagTATATTACAGTATGATGTTTCTGATTTGGCAGATTTCAGATTACTAATTATTAGACAGAATGGAGGCAGTTTTGCATTAAATGCTACATTTGTTCCTTGTGACCCACAATTATCGTCAAGTAACCCAATTATGAAGGTTTCCGGATGGGAAAGGAATATGCAAGGAAAGCTAGCTCCGCGTGTTGTTGATTTAAGCTCTTTATTAGATCCCTTAAAGATTGCTGATCAATCTGTGGATTTAAATTTAAAGCTGATGAAATGGAGAATTGTTCCTGACTTAAATTTGGATATCATCAAGAACAGAAAAGTATTACTACTAGGTGCTGGTACACTGGGTTGTTATGTTTCACGCGCATTAATAGCATGGGGTGTTAGAAAAATAACGTTTGTGGATAGTGGCACAGTTTCGTATTCAAATCCCGTGAGGCAGGCCTTGTATAATTTTGACGATTGTGGAAAACCAAAGGCAGAGCTTGCGGCTGCgtctttgaaaagaatatttcCTTTAATAGATGCTACGGGTGTGAAATTAAGTATTCCTATGATTGGTCATAAATTAGTTAACGAGGAAGCTCAGCATGAGGATTTTGACAGGCTAAGAGCGTTAATAAAAGAGCatgatattgttttcttattggTGGATTCACGAGAAAGTAGATGGCTACCGTCATTACTGAGCAAcatggaaaataaaatcgtCATTAATGCTGCTCTGGGATTCGATAGTTACTTAGTTATGAGGCATGGCAATAGAAATGGACAGCCTTCAAAACAACTGGGTTGTTACTTTTGCCATGATGTGGTCGCACCAACGGACAGCTTAACTGATAGGACTTTGGACCAAATGTGCACAGTGACCAGGCCTGGTGTTGCTATGAtggcttcttctttggctGTTGAATTGATGGCTTCCTTATTACAGACTAAATACTCTGGTTCAGAAACAACGGTGTTAGGTGAAGTACCTCATCAAATACGTGGGTTTTTGCATAATTTTTCTACCTTAAAATTAGAGACTCCAGCATACGAGCATTGCCCAGCATGCAGCCCTAAAGTTATTGAAGCGTTCACAGACTTAGGTTGGGAATTTGTGAAGAAGGCACTGGAACACCCACTTTATCTCGAAGAAATATGTGGTTTGTCAGTTATAAAGCAAGAGGTTGAACAACTAGGTAATGACGTTTTTGAATGGGAAGATGATGAACCTAGTGCGATCGTCTGA
- the SPC97 gene encoding gamma-tubulin-complex subunit SPC97 (Component of the microtubule-nucleating Tub4p (gamma-tubulin) complex~similar to YHR172W) encodes MEIKEVDDRAELLRYTDNIPLLGKLVNHQPLWSTNPKLKSFSLEKISAPDQRRVQEALVVKDLLNVLIGLEGTYIRYFNDYEPSDPETPIEFKIAKKMDPSFKTFSRRIVRYGKQYMILTRAYEKWSDASFGMVLQRFGYEIRKFLEDVYLKTLVERLERDFNKVPNFSIRELEQIINETEVNKQMELLYNVYEEICREIEERRTNQSSQEDFNNFMDNMKNESSLHLRLMVAFDTTVYPVPKGGAILKIFQQKILENLGDRSSVIFLKKLLNNISQDYCTMLYEWLTQGILNDPYQEFMTYDDLEGKTDNIFDARDRAWDTQYFIRKDVLLRDCDSEEDKNLLFKMLRTGILLKVVRASLQISTIPSNSSDITIQEIQDFADLMEGSNLELYVDKCYNRANKIFLKLFFQGYDLINITKQLEEIFLGYQSGHNILKFLTKNMGELTKHYRNNNNANYDKLLQNFELERQSEHPNNLMRQLLTVQFDTETLPQVLSHYLQIYPEISENNPADDNSDPLMQANNFKNMNAILFDELSKERTGANHGPDLELYTSKSAIYHLKLDINVPYPLNIIISRTCMIKYQIISRYQLVLQYHSKLLDETWMDLNKNPSWKYRRYSTTVKRRIIRATRVLHGKMNHFIKAVMEYFNQNVIDKEVHSLEKCYRNPTLAVAIQNELEGGLTNIMTNRCLSDLIPLQLQIFDIVYKFCKFIKSMKAKLCQLDPVLYENHKSGMMKKLNESYRTNNGGQEDIGYQEDAALELIQKLIEYITNASKIFEMCLINFTQELSTEKFDFYDSSSVDAAGIERVLYSIAPPRSAPASSQK; translated from the coding sequence atggaaatcaaagaagTAGATGACAGGGCAGAACTACTAAGATATACCGACAATATTCCCTTACTCGGAAAGCTAGTCAACCATCAACCATTATGGAGTACAAATCCCAAGTTAAAATCCTTTTCgttggaaaaaatatcagcTCCTGACCAAAGGCGTGTGCAAGAGGCATTAGTTGTGAAAGACCTTTTAAATGTATTGATTGGACTTGAGGGAACATACATCAGATATTTTAATGATTACGAACCCAGTGACCCAGAAACACCAATAGAATTTaaaattgcaaagaaaatggacCCATCATTCAAAACATTCAGTAGAAGAATTGTTAGGTATGGTAAACAATACATGATATTAACGAGGGCGTATGAAAAATGGTCCGACGCAAGTTTTGGAATGGTTTTGCAAAGATTTGGTTATGAAATCAGGAAATTTTTAGAGGATGTTTATTTAAAAACGTTAGTTGAAAGACTCGAAAGAGACTTCAATAAAGTACCTAATTTTTCCATCAGAGAACTAGAACAAATTATTAATGAAACAGAAGTAAACAAACAAATGGAGTTGCTTTACAATGtttatgaagaaatttgtAGAGAGatagaagaaagaagaacaaacCAATCTTCACAAGAAGacttcaataatttcatgGACAATATGAAAAACGAAAGCAGCTTACACTTAAGATTGATGGTGGCGTTCGACACAACAGTATATCCAGTACCCAAAGGTGGTGCcatattaaaaatttttcagcaaaAAATACTCGAAAATTTGGGTGATAGGTCAAGcgtaatatttttgaaaaagctatTGAACAATATAAGCCAAGACTACTGTACAATGTTGTATGAGTGGTTAACACAGGGTATATTAAACGACCCTTACCAAGAATTTATGACTTATGATGATTTAGAAGGTAAAACGGATAATATATTTGACGCAAGAGACAGAGCGTGGGACACGCAGTACTTCATCAGAAAAGATGTATTATTACGGGATTGTGActcagaagaagataaaaatctACTCTTCAAGATGTTAAGGACTGGCATTTTGCTCAAAGTAGTGCGAGCTAGCTTACAAATATCTACCATACCTTCTAATAGCAGTGATATAACCATTCAAGAAATCCAAGATTTTGCTGACTTGATGGAGGGTTCTAATCTTGAACTTTATGTGGATAAATGTTACAACAGAGCtaataaaatctttttaaAGTTGTTTTTTCAGGGTTACGATTTGATCAATATAACAAAacaattggaagaaatttttcttggatATCAATCTGGtcataatattttgaaatttctaaCTAAAAATATGGGTGAGTTGACCAAGCACTAcagaaataataataatgcaAACTACGACAAGCTACTACAGAATTTTGAGTTAGAGAGACAATCAGAGCATCCAAACAATTTGATGAGGCAACTCCTGACGGTACAGTTCGATACAGAAACACTTCCGCAAGTTTTATCGCATTATCTCCAGATTTATCCAGAAATATCTGAGAACAACCCAGCAGACGATAACAGCGACCCATTGATGCAGGCGAATAATTTCAAGAATATGAACGCCATTCTCTTTGACGAACTAAGTAAAGAACGAACGGGCGCCAACCATGGGCCTGATCTAGAACTATACACGTCCAAAAGCGCAATTTATCATTTAAAATTGGACATCAACGTACCGTATCCATtaaatatcattattagtAGGACGTGCATGATAAAATACCAAATAATTTCGCGCTACCAACTTGTTTTGCAATATCACTCAAAACTTTTAGATGAAACTTGGATGGACTTGAATAAAAATCCCAGCTGGAAATACAGACGCTATTCAACTACTGTGAAGAGGAGAATTATAAGAGCTACGAGGGTACTGCATGGTAAAATGAACCATTTTATTAAAGCCGTAATGGAATATTTCAACCAAAACGTAATTGATAAAGAGGTGCACTCATTAGAAAAGTGCTACAGGAATCCTACTCTAGCCGTTGCTATCCAAAATGAACTAGAGGGCGGATTAACAAATATAATGACAAATCGTTGTTTGTCTGATTTGATTCCACTACAGTTACAAATATTCGACATTGTATATAAGTTTTGCAAGTTCATCAAGTCTATGAAAGCAAAATTATGCCAACTGGATCCCGTACTATATGAGAACCACAAAAGCGggatgatgaaaaaactaAACGAAAGCTATCGTACAAACAATGGCGGTCAGGAGGATATAGGTTACCAAGAGGATGCCGCCCTGGAATTAATTCAGAAACTGATTGAATACATTACCAACGCgtccaaaatttttgagatGTGTCTCATAAACTTTACTCAAGAATTAAGTACTGAGAAGTTCGATTTCTACGATAGCTCAAGTGTCGATGCTGCGGGTATAGAGAGGGTTCTTTACTCTATAGCGCCCCCTCGCTCAGCACCGGCTTCTTCCCAAAAATGA
- a CDS encoding uncharacterized protein (similar to YHR173C), giving the protein MLFFIYAWCHLSHTILQPSTKIQMIIRSKPESNGEKKLMNHDEPNDQYNQRNYPSDVYADLVPFHEFCIWGSLQKWASEKKACGV; this is encoded by the coding sequence atgcttttttttatatatgcTTGGTGCCACTTGTCACATACAATTCTACAACCTTCGAcaaaaatccaaatgaTAATAAGATCAAAGCCAGAAAGcaatggagaaaaaaaattaatgaacCACGATGAACCAAATGATCAATACAACCAAAGAAACTACCCTAGTGATGTGTATGCTGACCTGGTACCATTTCATGAATTTTGCATATGGGGAAGTCTACAAAAGTGGgcttcagaaaaaaaggcgtGCGGTGTTTAG
- the ENO2 gene encoding phosphopyruvate hydratase ENO2 (Enolase II, a phosphopyruvate hydratase~similar to YHR174W), translated as MAVSKVYARSVYDSRGNPTVEVELTTEKGVFRSIVPSGASTGVHEALEMRDEDKSKWMGKGVMNAVNNVNNVIAAAFVKANLDVKDQKAVDDFLLSLDGTANKSKLGANAILGVSMAAARAAAAEKNVPLYQHLADLSKSKTSPYVLPVPFLNVLNGGSHAGGALALQEFMIAPTGAKTFAEAMRIGSEVYHNLKSLTKKRYGASAGNVGDEGGVAPNIQTAEEALDLIVDAIKAAGHDGKVKIGLDCASSEFFKDGKYDLDFKNPESDKSKWLSGVELADMYHSLMKRYPIVSIEDPFAEDDWEAWSHFFKTAGIQIVADDLTVTNPARIATAIEKKAADALLLKVNQIGTLSESIKAAQDSFAANWGVMVSHRSGETEDTFIADLVVGLRTGQIKTGAPARSERLAKLNQLLRIEEELGDKAVYAGENFHHGDKL; from the coding sequence atggcTGTCTCTAAAGTTTACGCTAGATCCGTCTACGACTCCCGTGGTAACCCAACCGTCGAAGTCGAATTAACCACTGAAAAGGGTGTTTTCAGATCCATTGTTCCATCTGGTGCCTCCACCGGTGTCCACGAAGCTTTGGAAATGAGAGATGAAGACAAATCCAAGTGGATGGGTAAGGGTGTTATGAACGCTGTCAACAACGTCAACAACGTCATTGCTGCTGCTTTCGTCAAGGCCAACCTAGATGTCAAGGACCAAAAGGCTGTCGATGACTTCTTGTTGTCTTTGGATGGTACCGCCAACAAGTCCAAGTTGGGTGCTAACGCTATCTTGGGTGTCTCCATGGCCGCTGCTAGAGCCGCTGCTGCTGAAAAGAACGTCCCATTGTACCAACATTTGGCTGACTTGTCCAAGTCTAAGACTTCTCCATACGTTTTGCCAGTTCCATTCTTGAACGTTTTGAACGGTGGTTCCCACGCTGGTGGTGCTTTGGCTTTGCAAGAATTCATGATTGCTCCAACTGGTGCTAAGACCTTCGCTGAAGCCATGAGAATTGGTTCCGAAGTTTACCACAACTTGAAGTCTTTGACCAAGAAGAGATACGGTGCTTCTGCCGGTAACGTCGGTGACGAAGGTGGTGTTGCTCCAAACATTCAAACTGCTGAAGAAGCTTTGGACTTGATTGTTGACGCTATCAAGGCTGCTGGTCACGACGGTAAGGTCAAGATCGGTTTGGACTGTGCTTCCTCTGAATTCTTCAAGGACGGTAAGTACGACTTGGATTTCAAGAACCCAGAATCTGACAAATCCAAGTGGTTGTCTGGTGTCGAATTAGCTGACATGTACCACTCCTTGATGAAGAGATACCCAATTGTCTCCATCGAAGATCCATTTGCTGAAGATGACTGGGAAGCTTGGTCTCACTTCTTCAAGACCGCTGGTATCCAAATTGTTGCTGATGACTTGACTGTCACCAACCCAGCCAGAATTGCTACCGCCATCGAAAAGAAGGCTGCTGACGCTTTGTTGTTGAAGGTTAACCAAATCGGTACCTTGTCTGAATCCATCAAGGCTGCTCAAGACTCTTTCGCCGCCAACTGGGGTGTCATGGTTTCCCACAGATCTGGTGAAACTGAAGACACTTTCATTGCTGACTTGGTTGTCGGTTTGAGAACTGGTCAAATCAAGACTGGTGCTCCAGCTAGATCCGAAAGATTGGCTAAGTTGAACCAATTGTTGAGAATCGAAGAAGAATTGGGTGACAAGGCTGTCTACGCCGGTGAAAACTTCCACCACGGTGACAAGTTGTAA